The Nitrogeniibacter aestuarii genome has a window encoding:
- a CDS encoding urease accessory protein UreF has protein sequence MSLPLVRLLQLTTPALPVGAYTYSQGLEWAIDCGRVSTEADTGEWIADVMRESIASFELPLAGALMQAWQADHDAEIARLNDDFLASRETRELRAETVQMGYSLTRLLLELDTFSALDGWPERLRAVDTPSFPLAWTAAATAWQIPVRDALPSYLWAWLENQVMAAIKAVPLGQSAGQRLLSRLGAEIPALAQRAATLPEDDWTNFNPGLAIASCKHETQYSRLFRS, from the coding sequence ATGAGCCTGCCCCTCGTCCGCCTCCTGCAACTGACCACGCCGGCCCTGCCGGTCGGCGCATACACCTACTCGCAAGGCCTGGAGTGGGCCATCGATTGCGGGCGTGTAAGCACCGAGGCAGACACCGGCGAATGGATTGCCGACGTGATGCGCGAGAGCATCGCCAGCTTCGAACTCCCGCTGGCGGGCGCCCTGATGCAGGCCTGGCAGGCAGATCACGATGCCGAAATCGCCCGCCTGAACGATGACTTTCTCGCCAGCCGGGAAACCCGCGAGCTACGCGCAGAGACCGTGCAGATGGGGTACTCCCTCACCCGTCTGCTGCTCGAGCTCGACACCTTCAGCGCGCTCGACGGCTGGCCCGAGCGCCTGCGCGCCGTCGACACCCCAAGCTTTCCGCTGGCGTGGACCGCTGCGGCAACTGCCTGGCAGATTCCTGTCCGCGATGCCCTGCCCTCCTATCTGTGGGCATGGCTGGAAAACCAGGTGATGGCGGCCATCAAGGCCGTGCCCCTGGGGCAGTCCGCCGGGCAGCGGCTGCTCTCGCGGCTCGGCGCCGAGATCCCCGCTTTGGCGCAGCGCGCCGCCACCCTGCCCGAGGACGACTGGACGAACTTCAACCCCGGCCTGGCCATTGCCAGTTGCAAACACGAAACACAGTACTCGCGGTTATTCCGCTCCTGA
- a CDS encoding urease subunit beta: MIPGELLPQDGELELNVGRDTITVEVTNTGDRPIQVGSHYHFFETNAGLSFDRAAARGYRLNIAAGTAVRFEPGQVRTVELVALDGDRKVYGFNAKVMGAL, from the coding sequence ATGATCCCCGGAGAACTGCTCCCACAGGACGGCGAGCTTGAACTCAACGTCGGGCGCGACACCATCACCGTCGAGGTGACCAACACGGGCGACCGCCCGATTCAGGTCGGCTCGCATTATCACTTCTTCGAGACCAACGCCGGGCTGTCCTTCGACCGGGCAGCCGCTCGCGGCTATCGACTGAATATCGCCGCCGGCACCGCCGTGCGTTTCGAGCCCGGCCAGGTGCGGACGGTCGAACTGGTCGCGCTCGATGGCGACCGCAAGGTCTACGGCTTCAATGCCAAAGTGATGGGAGCACTCTGA
- the ureG gene encoding urease accessory protein UreG: MSKNAPLRVGIGGPVGSGKTALTLNLCRALRERYNIAVVTNDIYTAEDAQFLVRNEALDPERIIGVETGGCPHTAIREDASINLEAVDRLNQRFPGLEIIFVESGGDNLAATFSPELSDLTLYVIDVSAGDKIPRKGGPGITKSDLLIINKIDLAPLVGASLEVMDRDAKKMRGERPFLFSNLKSGQGLDDIIRFIETEGLLRPPVAA, from the coding sequence ATGAGCAAGAACGCCCCCCTACGTGTCGGTATTGGCGGCCCGGTCGGTTCCGGCAAGACGGCCCTGACCCTGAATCTGTGCCGCGCCCTGCGCGAGCGCTACAACATCGCGGTGGTCACCAACGACATCTACACGGCCGAAGACGCCCAGTTCCTGGTGCGCAACGAGGCACTCGACCCGGAGCGGATCATCGGCGTCGAGACCGGTGGCTGCCCGCACACCGCCATCCGCGAAGATGCCTCGATCAACCTCGAAGCGGTCGATCGACTCAACCAGCGCTTTCCGGGCCTGGAGATCATCTTTGTGGAGTCCGGCGGCGACAACCTGGCGGCCACCTTTTCACCGGAACTGTCCGATCTCACGCTCTACGTGATCGATGTCTCCGCTGGCGACAAGATCCCCCGCAAAGGCGGGCCGGGCATCACCAAGAGTGATCTCCTCATCATCAACAAGATCGATCTCGCGCCGCTGGTGGGCGCGAGCCTCGAGGTGATGGACCGCGACGCGAAAAAGATGCGCGGCGAACGCCCCTTCCTGTTCAGCAACCTGAAATCCGGTCAGGGGCTGGACGACATTATCCGATTCATTGAAACTGAAGGTCTGCTGCGCCCACCTGTGGCGGCCTGA
- a CDS encoding urease subunit gamma: MELTPREKDKLLIFTAALLAERRMARGLKLNYPEAVAYLSAGILEGARDGRTVAELMSYGTTLLNRDQVMDGIAEMIPEIQVEATFPDGTKLVTVHNPIV; encoded by the coding sequence ATGGAACTGACCCCTCGCGAGAAGGACAAGCTGCTCATCTTCACCGCAGCCCTGCTGGCCGAACGCCGCATGGCACGCGGCCTCAAGCTCAACTACCCGGAAGCGGTCGCCTACCTGTCTGCCGGCATTCTCGAAGGCGCCCGCGACGGCAGGACCGTCGCCGAGCTGATGAGCTACGGCACCACGCTGCTGAACCGGGACCAGGTCATGGACGGTATTGCCGAGATGATTCCCGAGATCCAGGTGGAAGCGACCTTTCCCGACGGCACGAAGCTCGTCACCGTCCACAACCCCATCGTATGA
- a CDS encoding DUF3820 family protein translates to MNPELLQLLVTREMPFGRYKGRLIADLPGPYLGWFAREGFPAGQLGQLLALMYEIDHNNLKGLLAPLRAAREPR, encoded by the coding sequence ATGAATCCGGAACTGCTTCAACTGCTTGTGACCCGCGAGATGCCTTTTGGGCGCTACAAGGGACGCCTCATCGCCGATCTGCCCGGGCCGTATCTGGGCTGGTTCGCACGCGAAGGCTTTCCGGCGGGACAACTAGGCCAGTTGCTGGCGCTCATGTACGAGATTGATCACAACAACCTAAAGGGCCTGCTCGCGCCGTTGCGTGCTGCGCGCGAGCCGCGCTGA
- a CDS encoding tyrosine-type recombinase/integrase: MSKGVRKSRANPLDKVAQMVVAPGAKVFPRTECDDYPEGIPLPDGIRVRTGRGVEVRFVLGGERISETVRGRPTVAFVQEVARKRERVEQLIGLNRFDEAEYALEFPDSKRLAALVPRETTVYTVWQALEDWYAARKGTWGGNTDDDYRRAIRNQLIPLKLSEAAQIRRDEYIRPGKDFTPPVEWSLPRHEGGPSSPVDPSDHEILGNLPLSRLNDVLFNQIRSQLLEGRGVKRVNNMMANLRGAIERAHANKLIESNPLSLVKPLRKTLKEEAVGCVMDDDSLDSSLLDDDDSRQVESFYRTEGKPDPFSMRDIQVIVEHLDAPMANQLMFSFWTGLRTGETIALRESDLQLDKNRIRVRRSVSRGKLKRTKTDRERWVELLPPAREALEAQMKLFGAPDGWVFPNPFTRQRWANDSKITKRWERALKAAGVRYRRPYQTRHTYASMMLSAGEHTMHVAGQMGHADWTMLVKVYAQWMPAAAETRAGSYIRKVQEANWGKLAEVLSERAHVAADEDAYAGDSDGTESENELEAQ, encoded by the coding sequence ATGTCTAAAGGAGTGCGCAAATCGCGAGCAAACCCGCTCGATAAAGTCGCTCAAATGGTCGTGGCCCCGGGTGCGAAAGTGTTCCCAAGGACGGAGTGTGATGATTACCCAGAGGGAATTCCGTTGCCAGACGGCATCCGGGTGCGCACCGGGCGGGGTGTGGAAGTGCGCTTCGTATTAGGCGGCGAGCGAATTTCGGAAACTGTACGAGGCAGACCCACGGTTGCATTCGTGCAGGAGGTCGCTCGCAAGCGCGAACGTGTCGAACAGCTCATCGGTCTCAACCGCTTCGATGAAGCTGAGTATGCGTTGGAGTTTCCGGATAGCAAGCGCCTAGCTGCGCTAGTTCCACGAGAAACGACGGTCTACACGGTCTGGCAGGCTCTTGAAGACTGGTATGCAGCACGAAAGGGCACCTGGGGCGGAAACACCGACGACGACTATCGTCGGGCCATTCGAAACCAGCTCATACCGTTGAAGCTCTCCGAGGCCGCACAAATTCGTCGGGACGAGTACATTCGGCCCGGGAAAGACTTCACGCCTCCAGTGGAGTGGTCTTTACCGCGTCACGAGGGCGGTCCATCATCGCCCGTTGACCCAAGTGACCATGAAATCCTCGGCAACTTGCCGCTGTCTCGTCTGAACGACGTGCTGTTCAACCAGATCCGCAGCCAGTTGCTGGAAGGGCGAGGCGTCAAGCGGGTGAACAACATGATGGCGAACTTGCGCGGAGCCATCGAACGCGCTCATGCGAATAAGTTAATTGAGAGTAACCCGCTTTCGTTGGTGAAGCCCCTGCGCAAGACGCTCAAGGAAGAGGCCGTTGGGTGCGTCATGGATGACGACTCGCTCGATTCGTCTTTGCTCGACGATGACGATTCGAGGCAAGTTGAATCTTTCTATCGAACCGAGGGAAAGCCCGACCCGTTCTCGATGCGTGATATCCAGGTGATTGTCGAGCATTTGGATGCGCCCATGGCAAATCAGCTGATGTTTTCGTTCTGGACGGGGCTTCGCACAGGAGAGACGATTGCTCTCCGAGAGAGCGACTTGCAGTTGGATAAGAACCGAATTCGTGTAAGGCGCTCCGTGTCACGTGGGAAGCTCAAGCGCACCAAGACCGACCGGGAGCGTTGGGTCGAACTCCTGCCCCCGGCGCGAGAAGCTCTTGAGGCTCAGATGAAGCTATTCGGTGCGCCCGACGGCTGGGTCTTTCCGAACCCGTTCACCCGCCAGCGATGGGCAAACGACAGCAAAATCACCAAAAGGTGGGAGCGAGCCCTCAAGGCAGCTGGGGTGAGATATCGCAGGCCGTATCAGACTCGGCATACGTATGCGTCAATGATGCTCTCAGCTGGCGAGCACACCATGCACGTGGCCGGACAGATGGGGCACGCCGACTGGACGATGCTAGTCAAAGTCTACGCGCAGTGGATGCCTGCTGCCGCGGAGACGCGCGCCGGGTCGTACATCCGCAAAGTCCAGGAGGCAAATTGGGGTAAGCTTGCCGAAGTCCTGTCAGAACGCGCCCACGTGGCGGCCGATGAAGACGCGTATGCGGGGGACAGTGACGGGACAGAAAGTGAAAACGAGCTTGAAGCCCAGTAA
- the ureE gene encoding urease accessory protein UreE: MLLIEQMYEGDDATTKTLTLSYDKRTKSRLRTKLDSGEVVGLFLPRGTVLRGGQRLLASDGGVVEVVSASEALVEARCATLLDLTRAAYHLGNRHVAVEVGQDAQGNWLRIAADHVLEEMLLGLGCEVLAIEAPFEPESGAYSGGHHHHGEPSERRGPKIHEYRHNA, encoded by the coding sequence ATGTTGCTGATCGAGCAGATGTACGAGGGTGACGACGCCACCACCAAAACACTCACCCTGAGCTACGACAAGCGCACCAAGAGCCGCTTGCGCACCAAGCTCGACAGCGGCGAGGTAGTCGGCCTGTTCCTGCCACGCGGCACGGTGTTGCGCGGCGGTCAGCGCCTGCTCGCCAGTGACGGCGGCGTGGTCGAAGTGGTCTCCGCCAGCGAGGCCTTGGTCGAAGCCCGCTGTGCCACGCTGCTCGACCTCACCCGCGCCGCCTATCACCTGGGCAACCGCCATGTGGCGGTCGAGGTGGGCCAGGACGCTCAGGGCAACTGGCTGCGCATCGCCGCCGACCATGTGCTTGAGGAAATGCTCCTGGGCCTCGGGTGCGAGGTCCTGGCCATCGAAGCGCCCTTCGAGCCGGAATCGGGCGCCTACTCGGGCGGCCACCACCACCACGGCGAGCCGTCCGAGCGCCGCGGCCCCAAGATTCACGAATACCGTCACAACGCATGA
- the ureC gene encoding urease subunit alpha, whose protein sequence is MAKISHRAYAEMFGPTTGDRLRLADTDLIIEVEKDYTIYGEEVKFGGGKVIRDGMGQSQLLAADVADTVITNALIIDHWGIVKADIGIKHGRISAIGKAGNPDIQPGVTIPIGAGTEVIAGEGNIITAGGIDAHIHFICPQQIEEALMSGVTTMLGGGTGPATGTYATTCTPGPWHIQKMMQAADAFPMNLGFLGKGNASLPGALAEQITAGAIGLKLHEDWGTTPAAIDNCLSVAEQMDIQVAIHTDTLNESGFVEDTAAAFKDRCIHTFHTEGAGGGHAPDIIKLASMANVLPSSTNPTRPYTVNTIDEHLDMLMVCHHLDPSIAEDVAFAESRIRRETIAAEDILHDLGCFSMMSSDSQAMGRVGEVIIRTWQTAHKMKVQRGSLEGDPSSNDNFRVKRYVAKYTINPAISHGISHEVGSVEVGKLADLVVWKPAFFGVKPSLIIKGGMIAAAAMGDPNASIPTPQPVHYRPMFGSYGGGLKTSVTFTSQSALETGALDALGLSRPLVAVKNIRQVRKGDMIHNGWMPTLEVDPETYQVRADGQLLTCDPADVLPMAQRYFLF, encoded by the coding sequence ATGGCAAAAATCTCCCACCGCGCCTACGCGGAAATGTTCGGCCCGACCACGGGCGACCGCCTGCGTCTCGCCGACACCGACCTCATCATCGAGGTCGAGAAGGACTACACCATCTACGGTGAAGAGGTGAAGTTCGGTGGTGGCAAGGTCATCCGCGACGGCATGGGCCAGAGCCAGCTGCTCGCGGCCGACGTGGCCGACACAGTCATCACCAACGCGCTCATCATCGACCACTGGGGCATCGTCAAGGCCGACATCGGCATCAAGCATGGCCGCATCAGCGCCATCGGCAAGGCCGGCAACCCGGACATCCAGCCGGGGGTGACCATCCCCATCGGCGCGGGCACCGAGGTGATTGCCGGCGAGGGCAACATCATCACCGCCGGTGGCATCGACGCCCACATCCACTTCATCTGCCCGCAGCAGATCGAAGAGGCGCTCATGAGCGGGGTCACCACCATGCTTGGCGGCGGCACCGGGCCGGCCACCGGCACCTACGCGACCACCTGCACGCCCGGCCCCTGGCATATCCAGAAGATGATGCAGGCCGCCGACGCCTTTCCGATGAACCTGGGTTTTCTCGGCAAGGGCAACGCCTCGCTGCCGGGCGCACTGGCCGAGCAGATCACCGCCGGTGCCATCGGCCTCAAGCTGCATGAAGACTGGGGCACCACGCCCGCGGCCATCGACAACTGCCTGTCGGTGGCCGAGCAGATGGACATCCAGGTGGCCATCCACACCGACACACTCAACGAATCCGGCTTTGTGGAAGACACCGCCGCGGCCTTCAAGGACCGCTGCATCCACACCTTCCATACGGAAGGCGCTGGCGGCGGCCACGCGCCGGACATCATCAAGCTGGCCAGCATGGCCAACGTGCTGCCCAGCTCGACCAACCCAACCCGGCCCTACACGGTCAACACCATCGACGAGCATCTGGACATGCTCATGGTGTGCCACCACCTGGACCCGTCCATCGCCGAAGACGTCGCCTTTGCCGAGTCCCGCATTCGTCGCGAGACCATCGCCGCCGAAGACATCCTGCACGACCTGGGCTGCTTCTCGATGATGAGCTCCGACAGCCAGGCCATGGGCCGGGTAGGCGAAGTGATCATCCGCACCTGGCAGACCGCCCACAAGATGAAGGTGCAGCGCGGCTCGCTTGAGGGCGATCCGTCGTCCAACGACAACTTCCGCGTCAAACGCTATGTGGCCAAATACACCATCAACCCGGCCATTTCCCATGGTATCTCCCATGAGGTGGGCTCGGTCGAGGTGGGCAAGCTGGCCGACCTGGTGGTGTGGAAGCCGGCGTTCTTCGGCGTCAAGCCGAGCCTCATCATCAAGGGCGGCATGATCGCCGCTGCGGCCATGGGCGATCCCAACGCCTCGATTCCCACCCCGCAGCCAGTGCACTATCGCCCCATGTTCGGCAGCTACGGCGGGGGGCTCAAGACCTCGGTCACCTTCACCTCCCAGTCGGCGCTCGAGACCGGTGCGCTCGACGCGCTCGGCCTCAGTCGGCCACTGGTGGCGGTGAAGAACATCCGCCAAGTGCGCAAGGGCGACATGATCCACAACGGCTGGATGCCCACGCTGGAAGTGGACCCCGAAACCTATCAGGTCCGCGCCGACGGCCAGCTGCTGACCTGCGACCCGGCCGACGTGCTGCCCATGGCGCAGCGCTACTTCCTGTTCTGA
- a CDS encoding DEAD/DEAH box helicase family protein — MSNSTPRAKKQLGINQSCEILSRSQFNFKNSLMPGDSGLSSLSLADQYRTGESDPVSFFYRPCLLNSREYRRAVGYFRSSIYLVVGPSTVEFARRGGKIRLVCSPELEGTDAETIVEGYEARREFVEKALSDEIEGLLARDDTSYRLRVLSTLVASGSLDIRLALRPSARGLYHEKIGIFRDASGAAVSFLGSANETWNGWHFAGNHEAIEVFRSWKGQGEAERVARHESYFERLWSNLVPGVEVVPFPDAAKRKLVSNALDSAEGIDFERICEPSSHPRRRKPLPHQSAALDAWKAAGRRGILEHATGSGKTFTAILAIREHLDSGGAVMVLVPSRLLLEQWESELRAEIPDAAMIVAGAGHTKWRQPGRLRSMTAPGSFDLKRIVLTTMQTAATEDFRRAVKGGPHLMIVADEVHQSGSSHHSKIFGIDAGVRLGLSATPKRYGDPDGTARMFGYFGPVVPPPFTLSDAIRAKRLVEYEYFPHPIHLSAHEAEEWKRLTLLIVREMGGKSDDRPKPLSDKAKMLLIRRSRIAKKASAKIGLAAEVLSDAYEPGQRWLVYCEDGDHLRQTMGALREKDLAPIEYHTEMEGDRAAALEWFRSFGGILVSIKCLDEGVDIPAVDHALILASSQNPRQFIQRRGRVLRTASEKTLAVIHDALVVPLSLDEEPEQLALLKSELARAIEFADSAVNKTAGAEIRSVAASLGFDPETLRDEGIEEETEE, encoded by the coding sequence GTGTCGAACTCGACGCCACGCGCCAAGAAACAATTGGGCATCAATCAAAGTTGCGAGATACTCTCAAGATCGCAATTTAATTTCAAAAATAGCCTCATGCCCGGGGATTCCGGACTATCCTCTCTTTCCTTGGCAGACCAGTACCGCACCGGCGAAAGTGATCCGGTGTCATTTTTCTATCGCCCATGTCTGCTGAACTCGCGCGAGTACAGGCGCGCTGTTGGCTACTTCAGGTCGAGCATCTATCTCGTCGTAGGCCCCTCAACTGTGGAATTCGCCAGACGCGGCGGGAAAATCCGACTCGTCTGCTCCCCGGAGTTGGAAGGCACGGATGCGGAAACTATCGTCGAGGGCTACGAAGCACGTAGAGAATTTGTCGAGAAAGCCCTGTCGGACGAGATAGAGGGGCTGCTAGCCCGAGACGACACCTCATATCGTTTACGCGTCCTTTCGACGTTAGTCGCTTCCGGGTCGCTCGACATAAGACTCGCGTTGCGCCCCTCGGCCAGAGGCCTTTATCACGAAAAAATCGGGATCTTCCGGGACGCCTCGGGAGCAGCGGTCTCCTTCCTGGGCTCGGCGAACGAAACTTGGAATGGCTGGCACTTCGCCGGCAATCATGAGGCCATCGAAGTCTTCCGCTCGTGGAAGGGGCAAGGCGAGGCGGAAAGAGTGGCACGGCACGAGTCCTACTTCGAGCGTCTCTGGAGCAACCTCGTTCCAGGCGTTGAGGTTGTTCCCTTCCCCGACGCGGCCAAGCGCAAACTGGTCTCCAACGCTTTGGACTCGGCGGAAGGAATCGACTTCGAGCGCATATGCGAGCCATCCTCGCATCCTCGTCGCAGAAAACCTCTTCCGCATCAGTCAGCCGCTCTCGACGCTTGGAAAGCCGCCGGCCGTCGGGGCATTCTCGAACATGCCACCGGCAGCGGCAAAACGTTTACCGCGATATTAGCAATCAGGGAGCATCTTGATTCGGGCGGTGCCGTTATGGTTCTCGTGCCAAGCCGTCTGCTCCTCGAACAGTGGGAATCAGAGCTACGCGCTGAAATTCCGGACGCCGCGATGATCGTAGCCGGCGCTGGCCATACGAAGTGGCGACAACCTGGACGACTGAGGTCGATGACGGCCCCTGGTTCATTTGACCTCAAGCGCATCGTCCTGACCACCATGCAAACGGCGGCCACGGAGGACTTTCGCCGCGCGGTGAAGGGCGGCCCTCATCTGATGATCGTAGCCGACGAGGTTCATCAGAGCGGGAGCTCGCATCATTCAAAAATCTTCGGCATCGACGCCGGGGTTCGACTGGGGTTGAGCGCGACGCCTAAGCGTTATGGCGATCCTGACGGCACAGCGAGGATGTTTGGCTACTTCGGCCCCGTCGTACCCCCTCCATTTACTTTGAGCGACGCGATTCGCGCGAAGCGGCTCGTCGAATACGAGTATTTCCCGCATCCAATCCATCTGTCTGCCCACGAGGCCGAGGAGTGGAAGCGCCTGACTCTGCTCATCGTCAGGGAAATGGGCGGCAAGTCCGATGACCGACCGAAGCCTCTCTCCGATAAGGCGAAGATGCTCCTGATTCGCCGATCCCGCATAGCGAAGAAGGCCTCGGCAAAGATCGGACTGGCGGCCGAGGTCCTATCCGACGCCTACGAGCCAGGACAACGCTGGCTGGTCTACTGCGAGGACGGCGACCACCTTCGCCAGACCATGGGCGCTCTGCGCGAGAAAGACCTCGCCCCCATCGAATATCACACGGAAATGGAAGGAGACCGGGCCGCCGCCTTGGAGTGGTTCCGCTCGTTCGGAGGCATACTCGTCTCTATCAAATGTCTGGATGAGGGCGTGGACATTCCGGCGGTAGATCACGCCCTGATTCTCGCCTCGTCTCAGAATCCGAGACAGTTCATTCAGCGTCGAGGTCGCGTTCTGCGAACCGCTTCAGAGAAGACGCTGGCAGTAATACACGACGCGTTGGTCGTTCCGCTTAGCCTAGATGAAGAACCGGAACAACTGGCGCTGCTGAAGAGCGAGTTGGCCCGAGCCATAGAGTTTGCCGACTCAGCGGTCAACAAGACAGCCGGAGCAGAAATACGCTCCGTGGCCGCGTCTCTGGGGTTCGACCCAGAGACGCTGAGAGACGAAGGTATCGAGGAGGAAACCGAAGAATGA
- the xisR gene encoding excisionase family protein encodes MKAANDPRWVLAHLVTEHTGYSDDAIRAKKRRGEWREGVHWRKAPDNRIVFNLTAINAWMGGADV; translated from the coding sequence ATGAAAGCAGCGAACGACCCGCGGTGGGTCCTGGCCCACCTTGTCACAGAGCACACGGGCTACTCTGACGATGCCATCCGGGCCAAAAAGCGGCGCGGGGAATGGCGCGAAGGGGTCCATTGGCGCAAAGCCCCTGACAATCGAATTGTCTTCAACCTGACCGCGATTAACGCGTGGATGGGGGGAGCCGATGTCTAA
- a CDS encoding ATP-binding protein, translated as MMLEEVAHLSGVGGFQVRLQARTLEMTPACARLLALEPGLGLRTVLRRLDAETRRQVSLAVRQASRKMHSRTRISICCDGAKRWFQVDMAKSEAGAEGDVMLQGCLIDITHCVVRESELAAAAASARQAASAAGSLLSALSHEVRTPLGSILGLARIGEQESAGRSIQALFSRIEKSGKYLLEVVDKILDYSALKAERMVLESTTVRTSEVIDRCVDLVAERAQSKRISLILNEAPGLPDTFIGDGLRLTQILINLLGNAIKFTDMGHVALHVTSDADTIRFDIEDTGIGLTPRQISKLFEPFTQAETCTARRYGGSGLGLAICKHLVNAMDGFIDVSSTPGQGSRFSVVLPLRQPVWSPVNQDATGTVIRLAGFPELETRHLTDQLRQRGYTVESTRGEDAYVLPLPDCLVIPQRAARAHPQPAGLRVQTILALDHGEMPPDPADDEPVFCVEAPLRARHIIATIGAPYNCHRPPRMHDLRVLVADDCAMNRLIVEDMLQRAGAQEVKLFESGADAICEVVTRDPNYFAAAILDIQMPGMDGIETATQLRNIAPQLPVIALSGESDPVIQARAHDAGMIAFLTKPVTDKALVSAVIGDAPERPGETAPSGLEPARQGESQIFDIRRMQRRFKEHEGLIRKLLATFRTRHRDTPARLQSAIASEDWKTIGQIAHTLKGMAGHLQAIELYLSAQKVSSAIRHQGLAAHQYVDTMQTALERLIRTLDELATT; from the coding sequence ATGATGCTGGAGGAAGTCGCCCACCTGTCAGGCGTCGGTGGTTTTCAGGTCAGGCTGCAAGCGCGCACGCTGGAGATGACGCCAGCCTGTGCCCGCCTGCTCGCCCTTGAGCCGGGCCTGGGGCTGCGTACAGTCCTGCGTCGTCTCGACGCTGAAACGCGACGCCAGGTGTCACTGGCGGTGCGCCAGGCAAGCCGCAAAATGCACAGCCGCACCCGAATCAGCATTTGCTGCGATGGCGCAAAGCGATGGTTTCAGGTGGACATGGCAAAATCCGAAGCAGGCGCTGAGGGCGACGTTATGCTACAAGGCTGCCTGATCGACATCACCCACTGCGTCGTCCGAGAATCCGAGCTCGCGGCAGCCGCCGCAAGTGCCCGACAGGCAGCCAGCGCGGCAGGCAGCCTGCTCTCTGCACTCAGCCATGAGGTCAGAACGCCGCTCGGTTCGATTCTCGGCCTCGCGCGCATTGGCGAACAGGAAAGCGCCGGCCGAAGCATCCAGGCGCTGTTCTCCCGCATCGAAAAGTCCGGCAAATACCTGCTCGAGGTCGTGGACAAGATTCTTGATTACTCGGCACTCAAGGCCGAACGCATGGTGCTTGAAAGCACCACCGTGCGCACGTCCGAAGTCATCGACCGTTGCGTCGACCTGGTTGCAGAACGGGCACAATCAAAGCGTATCTCGCTCATTCTCAATGAAGCTCCCGGATTGCCCGATACCTTCATTGGTGACGGTTTGCGCCTCACCCAGATTCTGATCAACCTGCTGGGCAATGCCATCAAATTCACGGACATGGGCCATGTCGCCCTGCACGTCACCTCGGATGCCGACACCATCCGCTTCGACATTGAAGATACCGGCATCGGCCTGACGCCACGGCAGATCAGCAAACTCTTTGAACCGTTCACGCAGGCTGAAACATGCACCGCGAGACGCTATGGCGGCAGCGGGCTCGGGCTGGCCATTTGCAAGCATCTGGTTAACGCGATGGACGGTTTCATCGATGTGAGCAGTACGCCGGGCCAGGGCAGCCGCTTCTCGGTTGTGCTGCCGCTGCGTCAGCCCGTCTGGTCACCTGTCAATCAGGACGCAACCGGCACGGTCATCCGTCTGGCCGGCTTCCCCGAACTGGAGACCCGCCATCTGACCGATCAGCTGCGCCAACGCGGTTACACCGTGGAAAGCACGCGCGGCGAAGATGCGTACGTGCTGCCGCTGCCCGATTGCCTGGTGATTCCCCAGCGTGCTGCCCGTGCTCATCCGCAGCCCGCCGGGCTCAGAGTACAGACCATCCTCGCACTCGACCACGGCGAGATGCCCCCCGACCCGGCTGATGACGAGCCAGTCTTCTGCGTGGAAGCCCCCCTGCGCGCCCGCCACATTATCGCCACGATCGGCGCCCCCTACAACTGCCACCGCCCGCCCCGGATGCATGATCTGCGCGTTCTGGTGGCTGACGACTGCGCCATGAACCGATTGATCGTCGAAGACATGCTGCAGCGCGCCGGGGCGCAAGAGGTGAAATTGTTCGAGTCGGGCGCTGACGCGATCTGCGAGGTTGTCACCCGCGATCCAAACTATTTCGCCGCGGCCATCCTCGATATTCAGATGCCGGGCATGGACGGCATCGAAACGGCCACACAACTTCGCAACATTGCGCCACAACTACCGGTGATTGCGCTCAGCGGCGAATCCGATCCGGTGATTCAGGCGCGTGCGCACGATGCCGGAATGATCGCCTTCCTGACCAAACCGGTCACCGATAAGGCACTCGTCTCCGCCGTGATCGGCGATGCGCCCGAACGCCCCGGCGAGACAGCACCCAGCGGACTAGAACCCGCACGACAAGGTGAGAGCCAGATTTTCGACATACGGCGAATGCAGCGCAGGTTCAAGGAGCATGAAGGATTGATCCGGAAACTGCTCGCCACCTTCCGGACGCGCCATCGTGACACCCCCGCGCGTCTCCAGAGTGCGATCGCCTCAGAAGATTGGAAAACAATCGGCCAGATTGCCCACACGCTCAAAGGCATGGCGGGCCATCTGCAGGCCATCGAACTGTATCTATCCGCTCAGAAAGTGAGCAGCGCGATCCGCCATCAGGGGCTCGCAGCTCATCAGTATGTCGACACCATGCAAACCGCGCTCGAACGCCTGATCCGCACACTCGACGAGCTGGCGACGACTTGA